GATCGAATACTAAAACCAGTGCATAGTAGTTAACGTGTCACTTGGATTCCATAACTTGCAGGCTGAGACCAACAACCCAAAAACTCACAAATTCTCAGTGTTGCTAGCTGATACAGTTATTATTGGTGAAGAGGTCCCAGAGATTGTTACTCTATCATGTTCCAAAGTTGTGAAGGATGTAGAGTATTCTTTCAATACTCTTTtgatgaggaagaagatgagaggCCAAAAATCAAAATAGAGGCTAAAGGTAGTATAGCAACACTGGCAAAAGCGACTTAGCGTATTCTTTCAATACTCTTTTTTATTCCGTATTGAAAGGCTGTTATGCTCTTTATATTTACGTTGTATATCCTCTCATTGGGTTATTCCCGGGAACATTATTGAAgtatattgattaaaaaaacaaagattatTGAGGTATATCCCCTTTTTTGTCTGTTGTAGCCCCTTCTTTTGTCCCTACTtctttaatattccttcattctatgtgtgtgtgtgtccaaCAGTAATATATACAAATGGATGTGCCTTATGTGCTTCTTCAGCTTGTGAAAAATCAGGAGTTCAGATAAAAAGAGCCATATGGCACCAACACTTTTGGTGCTTCCCTTGTGAGCAGTTGcaggatatttatataaaaaataatcacatgtCAATTGCCTAGATGGGCTAGATTTTTTTGTACTTTATCACACTAGCTTCCTTCAATCATGGAATGACATACCCAATTTTATATTACTTAAATACAGAGTGTTGCTACTACTATTTCTATTCCATTTTGCCTATTTTCTTGAGAGGTTCGTTCATTTCTTCTAGTTTAAATAACCTGCCTAATCACTAATAACTATGGTGTGTAAAATGTGTTAACAAAAACTCAATTATTGCCATGCAGGGTTTGACTCTGAACATGTATTTTGCAAGCTTGTCCTACACTTCCCCAGCATTCCTTGCAGCAATGGTCAATACCGTTACATCTAACATTTGTTGGGCAACCAATGTACTCGGATGGATTTTATGCTAATTGATTATCAGGATCTACTATTCTTTTCAAATGATACATACATCTCTATTTCCACCATGCTGGGtgagatttaaaattattttcattaaagtGTGGAAGTTCTTAAGCTAAACATCTCTATTTATTAGATGTGATTATACTAGTGAGTGAGATAGTATTCTTTGAAGGGAGCACTAGGAACCAATGTGACGTCATTTGGTTCTTATTGGCTTTATGCAAGAGGCCATAATCAGTATGGACTACAGaaccaaaagaaaattataaagataaaaaaaaaaaaatactagctGCAGCCTTTAAAGTAAGACTATAGCAGCTGAGTCAACTCCATATTAAAAGAACATTCAATATCTTAAAAGAACTTTAGCACCTAAAATAAACTCATTCTAAAAGAAGTTTACATCAGGGAATCATGATATCACCTGTTCATTCAGCCCACGGTGAATTCTTGACAACCGTCACAACTCAAACTTGGCAAAAGACTACACCAGTTACCCAGCAAAAGCATGCAGTCAAGATTTTGACAGCAATGGCATACGACGACCAACACCATGCATTGATTTTGCTGATCCTGTATACCAAGTAAAGGAGTTAGGGTGCATGCCAATACTTGAATGTAATAAGTGCAGAAAAGTGGTAGATTAGAAACTTACATGCTTCTATTACCCTGACTGCTTAATTTCGTCACAAATATAGTTGCCCCTTATTATTTCTTAAAGCGACATGAACACTAGATAACCCAAAACATGAACCTTAAAATCTCACTTGCATTAAGGGATATGTCAAAAACCCAAAAATCCAAAACCTGCCTAGTTAGCTCCAATAAAACAGCAATCTATTGAACCTCCCACtgaatgtaaatatatatatatttatatttatatattgccCAACCACCATCTTGACTACCAAAAAGCacccaaaatagaaaaaaaaatagtttcccATAATTGTTAATAGGGCaaacatttataaaaatttcattaccAAAGCTGCTATCATCAACTGAAACCACAACTCAAAACCACAATTTGATGGCATGGTCCCAAGATACTTGGCTGCCTAAACATAAATCTACTAGATGAAGATTAATGGgcaatttaaaagtaaaaaatctaAATGATCCTTGTTTATGACATTATGTGAGTGTTTTTGGTCAAAATTTggtataataaaatttttcatctgcATTAAGGTGTTAAAAGTTTGATGATGACTCTAGTTAATTGGTCTCCAGTTGTCTATATAGTAATTttcccatttaaaaaaaaaaaaaaaaaaaaaaaaaaaaagaagctctATATAGTATATTGTTGTTGGTCTATACTAAGCATGTACCAAGACTATTATTAGAATCAAATCTCTAAGTGAATAACGAATATTAAGGAAACCTGAAGAACCAAGAACAGATGCCAGTTGTTTCTGAATCTTACTTAGGCATCTTGAAGGTAATTAAGGGGAAGTGCCACTCAATCAATGATGCCTCAAAGGGACTAATCATGTCTACATACATACAAACATCATCACCCAAAACATGAAACCAATTCCAATACACTATGGTCAGTAAAATACACTTGACTTTCAGTGATTATCTAATAATCATCAAAGATCAAGAAAAGCCATAACAGTTAAAGCAAAAAGTAGAGTCGTAGTAGCTAGAGAATTACTCGAAGAAGAGACAACATAGATAAGAAAGAATAAAGTGATTTGGAAAATTTAATAAAGGGGACTAATTCTTTTTATCTCCCAAGTGCCATCATTAATTAGTTACCAATTAGAACAAAGAGTTATTGCAAGACAAGAGCAAGAAGCAAGGTTACATTacttgaaaaaatagataacaCATCCATCTATGTTTAGAGAAttcttgaaacaaaaaaaaaaaaaaaaaggatttccAACTGCAGATGCCTTCGTTACCTTCAATACCCAACTCAACCAGTTTCAGACAGACCTTGGCTGTTGAAGCTCAGCAACAATTCTGTTAGGCTCAGTCAACACCTTTTCAATCAAATGCACTCGACATCCATCCTACAAGCTGCACCCAAAAATCGTCTTAATTTTCAGTTCAAACTCAATACCAGAATATAACACAGACAAAATTCAGAAAAAATTACATGAGTAATGgttttaatcatatatatatgaatataccTAATAGCTTATATTTTGGAAGAAAACTTTATCCTTTATGACATGTAATCTGTTCATGGTAGCGACCCTTTTGTAGTACGTGGATTTAGGATAAAATAGACAAAACCAAAGTTTACTTCTTACCTCCTAATTCTATCCATGCATGACTGGTTTCAAACCCTCAAggacatagaaaaaaaaaagactacaaacaattaaaaaaggaaaaaaagaaaaagaacatgtGCAGATATTAAAGAAGAACATGATTCGCATAAAAAGTGGGTGATAGAGCAATTTATAACATGGATATATGACATTCTGATTGCATGGTATTCATATATGCTGCCTACAATGGATGATAAACCAGAATTCAATGTCAGTTTTAACacagacctctctctctctctctctctctctctctctctctctctctctctctctctctctctctctctctctatatatatatatatattataggtaAATGATAGTATTAatatgaataggcatagccaaagTAAAATAAGAAgttatacaagagataaaatCTATCTAAGTTGCTAAAGAAGacataagaaaatcatgtatattttggccattaaaatgTACAGCAATGGCCCAAAGGACTAGAGAGGGcacgcatgcatatatatatgaaatttacaGCAatggccatatatatatatatatatataatttcaaggGTGGCAGATTAGAGGATATTGGCATGGGTCTAGGTTTAGGGAGGGCAGGCATGCAATTATCTAGTACAAGAAATATTTGTGTTTTCTGCCATGAATTATTTGGAAATCCATCCAAGCCAACAGGCTGAAGCATTAAGGAATTTATAGCATTTTCTCCAAACTTGGGGCACACCACCCAACAACAAATATGACATGGAAGGTAGCTAATTACTTGAGCTTGATATCTAGAATCTTGAGATCGAACTAGCTGGGTAAGCAAGGCCTAGAAAGATGGTATGGGACAGGTATTGCCCCACCATGGAATGAAGTGCAAAGCATGTACAAAACTTAGGATACTATCCCATTATTTCGAGGGAAACATGTATGTATCTGTTGAactcaaaatttcaagtttcatgtgattataaatctacacatggattttgatgataacaaatgaattcaaagaataaagaagtctcaagctcaagttgtctacacaatggagtcaagcacatcaaggaaacaagcatgagcaagaagggaacaagttcacattaaaattatagagtaatgttgtaaatctcttcaaaattcgaaattaggattaatgctcaaaattaatattttatcataaagcattaaaatacattttccacatgtgcatgaatatttttgaaaattaaatttgaaaattttgaaagatgattgattgtcatcttttgcatgtgcatgccttgattaaagggttgaactttgaaaatattaaagatgattgattgtcatctttcacatgtgcatgttttatttgaatattttcaaaagtgattgatgcttttttagacttatacaaaaagtaaaagattaggtttgaattttttgaaaatgaaagtgtgctcattttgtcatatgccaaaagtaaaagattaggtttgatttttttgaaaaagtgaatgatgttgtctttgacaattgagaaagaagaaccttttatttgaattctttgaaaaagtgaatgatgttgtctttgacaattgaaaaagaagaaccttttatttgaattttttgaaaaagtgaatgatgttgtctttgacatgtgaatctttttaaatttgaatatgaagtctcatatgcctataaatagatcatttgagagcttcacattcacaacaccaagagcatacaacattcattcaaagctttcattctctcctctaaacattgagccttaatccttgttcattttgagagatatagcttgcgctgtattgttcttatttcactcgttgaggagtgttttctgataacctacccactatcagcttttgtatcagaaaaagggtgtgtataacccttgtgtgtgtagaaagtattctacacagggaatagttgaatcaccacgtgtaaggtgattgcaagtgtagagggtgttctacacggatcctttgtagcggtgttgttcaaaggtgtaataggtttctatctccacctgaaggaggttgaatagtgaatttgggaatcctcaaggggtagcttgaggcgaggacgtaggcagtggggccgaacctcgttaacatactgagtttgcttctctcttacccttactctttatatttattgttatttcatattttgtttatattttatattatatatttgatttataattgttattttttttaatacaactcaattcaccccccctcttgtgttagtcatctgggcaacagtatCAAAATAGAGCCTTAATCAATGAGACAGGGGAGTTTGGCATGTACTACAGAGTTGGCAATGAATATTGTATAGgatttataatttgacaaacCCCAAAATGAATTAGTATCCTATCTAATGCTCAATCAGAGATACCAAGTGCTTCAAAAGTGGAGCAAGCACATTATGCATAttgtataagtataaaatagCAAGCCAACCGAGAGACGGCAATCAAAATTTGGTAGGAAGATGCATTCACCCTTCATTTATATAAGACGCTTGTCATCCTACAAAGGAAAAACATCTGGGTTTGGGTTTTGGAGGTGCAAAGATCCCCCTTTTCGGTTAAAAAATAGCCAACCAAActacttggaaaaaaaaaaaaaccccaaccAACCCAAATCTTGATACACAAATATCCATTCACTTTACAAGTCAAGAACACTAATTAGTTAAGTTTAAAtgcaataacaaaaaaataaattaaaaatttgaaaaaaaaaaaaactcgatgCAAGGCCAAAGATTCATTTTCAGTTTTGTACATAAATTTCTACTTACAGTCAAAGTTCCAAAACCACAAATTTCATCTAGAGTTGTAGAATCAGCATGTACTCAACATCTAAAGCCTGCACAAGCATATATTCAAATAGAAACTGAACTAGAGCTTGAAGACCTAAATACTCAAAATTTAATCTTCTTgatgaagtttttaaaaaaaaaaatgccatttttcgataaaaaatataacatagCATCACTCATTTTACAAATTCAGAACATATCCATATACAAGAAGTTCAAGTAGAACCAAAACAAGCAGCAAATTGCAAGATTGGGAGGCATAACGCCAACCAAAGGAAATAACCTGGAAAACCTTCGGCCAAATAGCTTATTGTGCGAGTAGAGTAGggggaaggaaaagaagagtGCGAAGTGGATGGAAAGGAAGGGTCTAGGTTAGGgtttaattaatagaataaaaaggAATCCAACAGAGTAATTAACAACAGAAAAATAATGGAGTTGAATAGAAGGAGCTGACCTTAAAGATCCTGCATATACAGATCTGCACTGATATGTACTTGTTTCGGGGAGGGGCGGCGCGACAAAGGAGTGTCACGGGGTGGCGCTGCACAGAGGGACAGTGTTGCAGGGTGGCCCTAGGCAAAGGAAGGCGACTCGGGGCGGGGTGGCGCTGGGCAGAGAGAGGCGACACGAGGTGGCACTGGGTTAGGGAGGAAGTGGTGTTCGCAGGATGCTGGTTCGAAATCAGTGGGTTAGTTTGCAGGTTTGatgaaaatggagaagaagaagttggGGAAGAAATATGAGGATTACAGGCTAAAATCGAATTTCAGCGGGGAGGGGGGAAGGCATTTTCGTTTAGGCGCCCGAGTGATAAAACACCAATTCCATCGTATTAGTCACGTTGCAATAACTTTTGTAATTATTACAGCGAATTTATTCATCgtaaaaacttaaaaagtgCTGCAAAAGgatcatttttaagtttttaaattttacaacgAAAAAAATCGTCGTAAAAGGTGATAAAGTCGCTGCAAAAGAGTAACTTTAAAACTTGATGTTAAAAGTCTACAACGAAATTAAAATCGTTGAAATTAATGACTTattgcaacgattttatttccaacaacataaaaatcgctgtaatagataatttttcttgtagtgggtCCACATCTCAGGTTGATGATAGTGAAGCTGAAATTATGTTTAAAGTAGCTTTATTGTGCACAAATGTATCTCCATTAGTTAGGCTGGTCGTGTATGTATGAGGTTAATTTATGTTTAAACTAGCTTTATGGAAGGATAAATGACTATTTCGGACCTAACCCAAGTAGTGCCAAACATCAGTATAGTGAAGATATGAGGCTTAAGACCATGCGAGACCTCCATTGATAgaggaaaaattataatttttgggtTTGTCCCATTTTTAAGACTTGGTTACCTAGCCCCTCTCCCCTTAGATGATTGGTACAAATAGAATCTCCATCTAAAATGTGTGTATCTCTCTAATCTCGGCATTTAGGCAGTGGAATATGTGAGTGTTATTTTGGTTTGACCATGTGACACGTTCCATCATCGATGATGATAATTTTAGTTGAACAACTACGATGGATAAGTCTGTGGAACAATCGCACTAGATTTACAATTTGCAATTGAGGTAATATCATTTCCACCAtgtattttgatctattttttctAACACCTAGATATACGAGTTAGAAATAGGTGACATGCACGATACATTCATAACATTAATTGACAGGAAAGTTGTATTTTGGGGATAAAATGACAACTTGGATAGTTCCACGATAATATTGCAAAAGAACTAATAGTTCAAGgtgtaaattgtaattttgtCTAAAATTAATGAAGCATAATGCCTAAATCCCAAACATAAGAGGCACAAATATGAGGGAGTTGTAAGCAAACCTGACAAGTTAGCTTGTTCTAATATGTAGAACAAGCTTTGATTTCAGCTTTTTGAGTGTGGCTGAAACATTTTTTATGTCAATTCTTTGTGTAGGTGACTCTGCACAACAATCCAAAGCCAATCTCATAACTGAAGATATGCAGTCCTCCATGGCAGCatgttctttttcatttctcagCAAATTGGCATCAACAATATCGAGTATTGAAGTGAGCAGTGATTCATCTACCCAATGCTTCAAGGTCATTTCTCCAATAAACATGCCATCCGTAGGCTTCTTTCTTGTGAAAGTTTCCATTAGTAGAATGCCATAACTATACACATCGCCTCTTGTAGAAACAACTCCTTCAGATCCATACTCTGTGGATAACATTCTAACTCATCATATatactttcttattttataatagtGAACAAACAGatctaaaaaaaaactatgtgaTCAAGATTCAAAAGATATTATTTGCATGTGAAGAGTAGAATGATGAAAATACAATACGAAatgtaaaagtttgaaaatttaccTGGTGCCATGTACCCAAAAGTTGCAAGAGTCATGGTCTGCATCATAGAATCCCTATCACCTAAGAGTTTGGCCATGCCAAAATCGGCAACATGTGCAACCATTTCTTCATCTAACAAGACATTGCTAGGTTTCAGATCACAATGAATAATTGTTGTTGAATAACCATGATGAAGGTATTCTAATGCTGATGCGATATCAATCATTATATTTAGCCTTTGTAACATATTAAGATAGTGATCTTGAGAGTGCAGCCATATCTCTAAGTTTCCATTAGGCATGTATTCCAATACAAGGGCTTTGAAGTCAATATCATTACAAATGCTGATGATCTTGACAAGATTTCGATGACGAATATTTCGTAGCACCTCACACTCTACATCAAAACTTTTGAATGCCCCTTTCACTTGCATGTTCATAATTTTTACTGCAATATTCATCCCATCTGAAAGTGTTCCGTGGTATACAGAGCCAAAACTTCCTTCACCAAGTAAATTATTAGAGCTGAATCCATTCATTGCTTGTACAAGTTGTTGGTGAGAAATTCTTCTCCATGTAACTAGAGGGTACAAGTCTGCTTGAGCAAGAGATTTTGGATTTCTCTTTTTCCATCTTTTCCAAGCAAATGCAAGGGTCAGTGTAAGCATAATAAACCCAATTGCTAGCAACACATACCTTAGCATATTTGGCCATGTTGTCTTCTTTTTGTGAGGACCACCTTCTTCACATGGTGGAACGTTCAATCGAGTTGCACCACAAAGTGCTTTGTTTGACATAAATGCTGCAGCTGAGAAGTTTAGAAATGGTCCTCTTGTGGGAATTTCTCCTTGCAGTTTATTGAATGAGAGATTTAGATATTTGAGGTAATGGAGTCCTTCTAAGGACTTCGGAATCTCTCCAGATAAGATGTTATCAGAAAGATCCAAGAATTCCAAGCTTACCATTTCACCAAAAGATACTGGTATTGAGCCTTCTAGTCGATTTATTGCCAATGAGAGATTAGTCAAATCTTTGAGACCACCAATTGTTTTGGGGATATCACCTGATAGT
This genomic interval from Carya illinoinensis cultivar Pawnee chromosome 10, C.illinoinensisPawnee_v1, whole genome shotgun sequence contains the following:
- the LOC122279790 gene encoding probable LRR receptor-like serine/threonine-protein kinase At3g47570 is translated as MAAPKSFLIMLYFVCGFSIALAATPNITMDQSALLSLKAHISFDPQNHLTNNWTTNTSVCNWVGVICGSRHYRVMVLNLSFMGLVGIIPPHIGNLSFLVSLSIQNNSFHGSIPIELSHLTRLKFFHFGYNEFNGAIPSQMGSLTKLRKLFLHNNNFLGTIPPSLSNISSLQIISLGYNQLSGTIPSSIFKISSLQEIYLGSNMLYGGLSTHMFDRLPNLQYLSLSNNQLSSELPKIGNLTMLTELDLRDNNFEGRLDPEIGNLTMLKELHLTDNNFEGLIPNQIGNLKDLEVLRIGGNAFFGTIPFGIFNISTIRVISMAVNNLSGHLPSNMGLFLPKLQQLILWGNKLSGAIPNSISNASQLAIIDIGDIPKTIGGLKDLTNLSLAINRLEGSIPVSFGEMVSLEFLDLSDNILSGEIPKSLEGLHYLKYLNLSFNKLQGEIPTRGPFLNFSAAAFMSNKALCGATRLNVPPCEEGGPHKKKTTWPNMLRYVLLAIGFIMLTLTLAFAWKRWKKRNPKSLAQADLYPLVTWRRISHQQLVQAMNGFSSNNLLGEGSFGSVYHGTLSDGMNIAVKIMNMQVKGAFKSFDVECEVLRNIRHRNLVKIISICNDIDFKALVLEYMPNGNLEIWLHSQDHYLNMLQRLNIMIDIASALEYLHHGYSTTIIHCDLKPSNVLLDEEMVAHVADFGMAKLLGDRDSMMQTMTLATFGYMAPEYGSEGVVSTRGDVYSYGILLMETFTRKKPTDGMFIGEMTLKHWVDESLLTSILDIVDANLLRNEKEHAAMEDCISSVMRLALDCCAESPTQRIDIKNVSATLKKLKSKLVLHIRTS